Part of the Bacteroidales bacterium genome is shown below.
GTTTTCTAAAATTGCATTGGAAGATATTGCGAAACATAAAAAATCAGGAGACGAAACTACTTTAAAGAAAATTGAAAAATTACTTAATGAATTAAGAGAGCATCCAACCACAGGAATAGGGCAACCTAAATTATTGAAACATAACTTACAAGGCTTGTATTCTCGTAGAATAAATAAAAAACACCGTTTAGTTTATTCTGTAAAAGTTGAAATTGTTACAGTATATGTCTTAAGTGCTTATTCTCATTACGGAGATAAATAATTCCTCTGCTGATAAATCTCACTGACGTTCGTTTATACTCTTCATTCATGTAAGTAGTTGTAACGAGTGCAACAAAGCAAACATAAAATGAACAAACTAAAATAATGTCAGATA
Proteins encoded:
- a CDS encoding Txe/YoeB family addiction module toxin; translation: MSYILEFSKIALEDIAKHKKSGDETTLKKIEKLLNELREHPTTGIGQPKLLKHNLQGLYSRRINKKHRLVYSVKVEIVTVYVLSAYSHYGDK